DNA sequence from the Zonotrichia albicollis isolate bZonAlb1 chromosome 29, bZonAlb1.hap1, whole genome shotgun sequence genome:
AGCACGAGTTTATGTGATGACTCTTGGCTGGAATTAAGGATTTCAAACTCCAGCGGAGAGCAGAATCCACTTCTCCTCTCTCacattcaggaaaaaattctttccaTAAATAACAGCTCCGTGTCCCAAAGGACCTGACCTGTGTGTCCCTGACCTCCTGTTGTTTCAGGACAACACCCCAGGAACCACACAACAAGCctggaaaagggagaagaaTTGGAAAAGGGAGTGGAGGGAATTTCAGGATGCTCCAGGAATTTCAAGAAGGGTTTTCTCATCAACCTTTCCATGTCAAAACTCCCAACTTGCTTGGAAATGTCCTTTGGGGCCTCAGGAGCCAGGTGAGAGAGTGGGGACTGAGGTTTAGACTCTGTGTGGGCAAAGGAATCGTCATTCCTTTTCCTGGGATCCACTGTCCTGGACAGGCTCTGATTTCCCACTGGGAACTTCTCATTGTGTGAGCAGCAACCATTTCACAGGGGCTGCACTAAAGCCCTTTAAAGATTCCTGCCAATCCCAGCTATTCCAGGGCTCTTTGAACAGTTGAATTTCTCCAATCCCACAGCAGATTGGGGTTGTCTGTCCCCTTTCTCCAGGGAAGGGTTTTTCCAGGTGTCCCTCACGAGGGACATGTCTGTTCCCATGCTTTCAGAGCTCCTCCacactcccagctcccattcAAGACCCAAAGTGCCTGAAAATCCTCCTCAGGAATCTCCcgcagagcaggaaaaatggAGAGAACTGAgcacccaaaatcccattggtggctgtgccctgccaggttctgtccttgtcaccctgcccagcacaggtgGCTCGTGTTCTCCCACAGGGATTCCCTTGGGGACAGGAGCCTGTCCCACcaagcccagctcagagcacacCCCAGCAGTGAGATGGTCCAAATGGGACAAACACAACTGGAAAAtgtgctgctctgcaaggccaggagattccagctccttctccctAATTACATGCGATTGCTTCTTGGCAAGAGCTCAGCCTGCCAGAGCAGTGAGGTTTTACAAACATTCACACAGGCATTAGATCATTGTTTGAAGGAGTTATTGGCAGCCCAAATCTGAAGTAAAAACAGAGTTTAAAGCAGACCATATTGACCAGGGTGAAGCTGGCTGCTTTCATGTCTCCTGCTCGTCTCCGGACACCCAGGACCCCATTCATTTCCTGTCACTCCCATCACCGTGGCATTCCTGGGGCTGGGTGTCACCACCCTGGGGGGTTCTGGCCTTGTTAGGAACACAGGTTTATAGAACCAAGAGAAACCCAggatggtttggattggaaaggaccttaaatcccatcgggtgccacctctgccatggcagggacaccttccccaaCCCCAGGTGACTCCAAGCctggtccagcctggcctgggacactttccagggatgcagagacagcaacagctgctctgggcaccctgcaCCAGGGTCTGCCCACCCTCAAAGAGAGGAATTCCATCCCAACATCCATCCATTGGCAGTGTGAAACCATCCTCTgtgtcctggcactccaggcccttgtccagAGTCCCTCTTCAATATTTATTTCTCTATATCCGAGAAACACCTTCCCACATCCACAAACTCACACACTGGGAACGAGGCCTTTTCCCTTTGTATTTCAACAGAAATTTGtatttctgctctgctctcgTGAATCCATCCTTGCCTCTGCTGGGCCAGTCTGACATCATGGGATGAGCTCTGGAGAGCTCTGCCATCCTCTCCCAAACCCTTTGGGAAAGCAGGTGGGGGCTCAAGCCCATGGCAAAGGACAAATGGGAATTGCCAGGATAGAATAAAAGCCACAAAGGCCTGCTGCAGAGGTGGGTCTGTCCTGCACCACACTCAGGTGGGGCCAGGAGCCTCTGGCAGCTCGGATATGGATAAAAATACCCCAGGCTCTGGCAGCCAAGCAGGCTGGAGCTCCTCACAGAGCCCTGGAGGACACCCTGGCCTTCCACGTGCTCCTAAATTAGATCTCCTGAGACCAGCCCTGGCTTTTAAAAGGGAGGTGAGCTTGTTAGTGCCCAGCATTATCCCTTAAATGGGAATCAGCACTTTTACTGCACTTGGAGGGGCTGTAAAAGGCAAGGAGGGAaggggcagagccaggaagcagcagagcctggcacggAGGGGCCACTCAGGAGCTCTGGAATTGTGAATTTACCAGTGCTGAGGTAGAACAAGCCCCAGATTAAGCCCTTGGGAAGGTGCAAGAAGACACAGAGAAGGTTTTaggggcagctccttctcctgaGGCCAAAACCTTGGGCTGGAAAGGGTCTAAGTGAGGATTGCCAAGCTCTCCACCCATCAAAGTCAGGGTGTGCAGGCTCCTTTCTTCCCAAATCACAGCTTGacttacacagccctgcactgctggcacAGGAAAGCCAGGGAAGTCACATTACAGGAGTAAAAAAAgctcctgtgctgtcagagattcccctcccagcctgcccagggaTCAGGGACACCAGCTGGAAAAGGCTCTCGTGACTCTGCTCCAGGGTTTCCTTGGCCGAGGCGATTTGGGGTGTAATTGTGTCTGTTCCCATGTTCCCAGAGAGCTCCCATCCTGTCCTGGAGATACAAATTAATAAGGAAATAAATTAATCAAAAGTGCTGGCTTTTGGTTACAGAGGCAGCCCCAGAATCTGAACATAAATGATGGAGAAACGTCTGTGAGATCTGAGAGCTGCCAGGCGCCAACTAAACCCGTCCTGCCAAGGCCATTGTGGAATCACAACCCAAAATCAAAAGGACAAAACAAAGACAAATGACACAGGAATCATCCTGGAAAAGCTCTCAGGAATCTGCCATCATGTTTTAGAAAGAATGAggaatttctgctgctttaaaCTGATTTTACAGTGCAAACCTGGTGTTGCAGCAGTAGCTTTAGGAAAATCCGAAGCAACAAAAAGCTTAAACACCTTTTTTAATATTAAGCAGTCCCACTCCCTGGGAGGGTTTAGTGAGTGTTGTCACCCTAAAATATGGGAATTTTTGCAGGAGAGTTGACGTCCTTCCTAAGGTCAGATGTGATGAGATGGagccaggaagaaaaaaataattggtCCTGGTTTTAAGTGTTAAGCAATTCTGCCTCCCTGAAATAAGCAGTATAATTTATTGTTTTTTCTTGCTCACACAGCAAAATCCACAAACTACCGAGACAACCAGGAGGGGAAATTTGTCCCCTCACGTAAATCCATTTTTGCCTTGTAAAGCTGCATTCCcgagccagcagctgctccaaaggGCCGATCCCAGACCCCCCATTTCACTGCAGACACCCCCGGGGCTGTTTGGGTTCCAGGatcaccccaggacagcccaGGTGCGCCGGCCAGGCTGGTTTGGGAGCACGGGATGGACACAGCAGAGGTGACCGCCAGCGTGAGGCCGAAGGCAGCCGCCACTTTCCCAGGGATTTTCCCTTTGCTGTGTGTTTGGAAGGTCACACAGCTGTAAGGCAGacacaggaggagctggaagccTGCAGGGATCGCTGCCTCCATCCCACATGTGCCATGGAAGGAAGCTCTCCCGTGGACTGACATCCCATTAACTCCTGCTGGTGGGAGCTGATTCTTGGGGCTGGAAATCCTTTGGAGCATCCAAGTGCCAGCTGCTCATCCCGCAGATAACTCCGGTCCCATCCCTGACCCGGTGACTCgtatttattttctcattttataaGAACCAGGCTCTTCCCTGCTCTCATTCCTTGTGGGAATGAGCACTGGCCGGGTGTGAGGCTGCTCTGTCTCGGATACCCGAGATGGAAAACTGGGATCTTGTCCAGCAGGCTGTCTGTCTGCCTGGGAAAAACCTCGGCTCCACACGCTCCCAATCGTGCCATCAGCTGGAGCGAGGTGGAACTTCACAGGATGGGATGAACCAGCCTTTTTTCCAAAACCACCTGTGGGGACACAAAGTGCTTCcagagcccaggagagctcagggGGGAAAATCTGGAGGGCACAAAGCCTGGCAAAGCTTGGGAAAGGGCTTGGTGCTCTCTGGAAGGTTGCAGATCTCTCAGATTTGATGGCATATGCCGTCAAATCCAAGAGATGTGATACTGGGAAGggattcctccctgtgagggtgggcaggccctggcacagggtgcccagagcagctggggctgcccctggatccctggcagtgtcccaggccaggctggacagggcttggagcagcctgggaagtGTGTCCATGCacagaggaaggtgtccctgccatggcaggggcgGCCCAGGACgatctttggggtccctttccCACCCGAACTCCTCCATCTTTGCCCCCCTTTCCCGCCATCGCCCCAGCCCGCAGGGACCGACCCCCGGGGTCTCCCGGCCCCGCGCGCAGGGGCTGCGAGCGGCAGGACGCGCCAGGACCAGGCGGGGGCGCCACCACCCGCGAGCCCTGCTGCGCATGCGCACGGCGCGCCCCTCCCCGGGCGGAGCGCGGGAAGGCAGCGACGGGCGGGACCATCAGGGGGGGTCGTGGGGGAGGGGTCTGTGACGGCCACGGGGCTCCGGTGTCAGGTCTGGAACCCTCCGGGGCTCCGGTGCGAGGCTTATGAGCCCCGGGGCTCCGGTCCGCGGCCGTCTCAGTCCGGGGAACGCCGCGCAGGGAGAAGGAGCCCCTCGTTAATCACGGCACTCCCCCCTTAGCCCACGTCCGACATGGCCGCCCACCCCTCCAGCCCGCCGTGTCCGTGGCAGCCCCGCCCCGGTGGGCGCTGAGGGCCCGGGTGGGGCAGAGGGCGAAGGGAACGGCCCTGGGGCAGAAAAGTGACCGACCCCAAGGGCAAAAAAGGGTCAAACGCAGGAAAACAAAGGGATTGTTCTGGAACAGCAAAGGGACTGCTCTGAAGGCAGTGAAGGGACCGACCCAGGGGCAGCTCAGCCATCACAAACACCCCAGTTAGAACAGGGATGGAGCCTCAAGCCCTTTTATTGCCCATTCCTGGCAGCACTGGTGGCTCCGCGCTGCGGGGGTGGGACAAGGGACGGGAGCAGGCCTGGCATGGGGACAGcggccctgcctggctgtcacAGCCCCACCCAGGGTGTCCCCGAGGCCGGTGGGCTCCAGGCGCTGAATTCCCCGGAATCCGTGATGTCCTTGGCGGCCACCTGGATGTGGTGGAGGCTGCCGGGCTCCAGGTCCATCAGGGTGTGTGATGTCAGCTCGTAGGGCCccacctggggacagcggggtcaGGGACACGCCGGGCACAAGCACAGCTGTGCCTCAGTTTACCTAGGGGGGTGGCAGTACCGTGGTGGGGACGGAATCGTTGTCCCGGGAGTAGCGGATGCAGTAGTGGAGCGGGAAATACTCcgggaatggccaggaggatgGAGGGTTccactccagcagcagcttctggggctccccagggatgggggagaCCCGCAGGGCCTCAGGGGGGTCTGGTTTTACTGGGGAGATAAGGAGAGAattccaggatggtttgggtgggaaggaacATTGAGGATCATCTCATCCcaccagggacaccttccactatctcacgttgctccaagcccccatccaacctggccttggacagtcccagggatccaggggcagccacagctgctctgggaattccattccagggcctcaccaccctcacaaccaagaatttttttccaatatcCCATCTGAATCCTCCTTTAGATTAAAACCAAGCCTCTTGTCCCACCACTGCAAGGAAAAAGTCACTTTCCTTCATTTCTAGACAAAGGGGGGATGTCGTGGCTGCGAGATCCAGCATGGGATTGTTGGGGACAGGGCCCAGTCTGAGCCCCAGCAAATCGTGGCACTGGTGATCCCACATGCCCAGCAGGGGAGAGCCCCAAAGGGTGAGACAGGAGGGTCGTGCAGGGGACCCCGGtgtccccatcctgcagcactCACTGATGTTCTCCAGGAGGAAGGGCAGCACTCCAAAGGCAGCTCCCAGGGGGTTCCGGGCGGTCACGTTGAGCTCATAGGGAGTGAGGGAAAACACCTGCAGGTCCCCGaaggagcagctctgcgggcCCGTCAGGGTGCACTCACCCGTGTCTGCGCCgtgcctggggacacagggacagctgccaagggctgggtgACATGGGAGAGCCTTTGGGGACCCCCACTCACCTGTAGGTGGCCACGAAGTCGGTGTCCAGCAGGGGATCGGGGCTCAGCCCCCAGGAGCAGTTCACAGCCTGGGGGTAGCTGCTGGCCCAGCACTCGATGGCCGGTGGCGGGGGCGGGtctgggacaggggacaggggtcaccccactgccagcacccccagggacccccggcCAGCGgcggggtcacagcagggctgggggcactcacagcccagccGCAGGCAGATGGTGGCCCAGGTCTCGCCGGTGacagggtggtggcagctgtAGTGGCCCTCGTGGGCCAGGCTGGCGttgggcagggccagccctgggGCCGGGGATGTGCCCAGGACGGTGCCACCCCGGTGCCACTCGGCCTCACCCCccgggcacagcagcagcacctccgTGCCCAGGGAGCCGTGCTGAGGggtgcagggggctggggacacatggggacatggcagggacactgcaTCAGGAAGGGTCTTGGCCTCCCTGGGCCCCTCAGTGCCatgcccagtgtccccagacccccagctctccccctggtccccccatgtccccaggcaTCATCAATCCCTCCATGCCTGTCTTCTgtaccccaatgtccccaatccctccagtgtccccacacttctctcccttgagaccctgtcattgtcccctgtcccctcactgtcccaaatcccctccatcTCCaaccccagtgctcccagtctgCCCAGTCCTGCTGTATCCCCAGATCCCCCCAGcctccatcccagtcccccctacctctgtccccgctgtccccatccccagtgcTCCCCGCCGTGCTGTTGTAGGGGACAGTGCAGGCGGGTGCCACCAAAGCCACGACCCAAAGCCACCTCATGCCAGGAGACTCAGCGGGGCTGCCCAGGCAcctgtggggacaggcaggACGGTCAAaccccagcactggggacagcacagaCACCACATGTCCCCAGGGGGACAGAGACATCACCCTGGAGCCACCCCACatgctgtgcctcagtttccccctggccctgccacaCACCCTGCAGAGGAATGGGTTCCAAAGGGGTCAGACCCTacagccaggacagagaggGGGTGAAAATTCCCACTGTTCCTACGGTTCCCCAGGGGGACGTGCAGCCACCCCTGCAGTTCCACACCTGGGATCAGGGGTTTGTGTCCCTCGGGTGGGTCCCCACCTCCACCCAGGGCAGGACTGTCCCCCGCAGAGAAagctccctgctttccccaaCCCAGCACTACAGGGACAGGTCCTGCCCTTGTCACCTCCCACCACAGCCATGGGCTGGCTCACCCCCCGAGGGGACATCCTCCGCTTTCCCTGGCTTTGGGGGTGCCCCAAACCcgacccccaaaccccagacccccaacaccccctgctctgcccgtggggatcccagtgcccccagacGCTCACCGCAGCAGGGCCAGCTGGGACCGCAgtgtccccgcagtgtccccGCCGGATCCCGGCGCTTCCCAGCCCATTTCCTCGCAGGAAGCGCCGTTCCCGTGGGGCCGGAGCTGCTTCGAGCGTGCTGCCacccccgccccgcgcccctGGGAAAGGGATCCAGCCCTGGCCAGGACGGTTCCCACCTCTCCCCTTCCTTCACGGTCACCTTTCCCCTCAAGGGACGGCAGAGCTGGAGATGGTGGCACCaatcccctgctgtccccaggtccccacagccccccgTGCCCACCCCGGTGCCCCCAGAGAGGAGCCACCCCATTCGTGTGACTATAAATAACTTtattgctgctgtgctgggggtgGGCTGGGTGGCCGGACAAGcaaagggacacacagggtgcTGTGACAGacctgtcccccctgtccctgtgccacccgtGCTGGCAGGGGCTcatctgccctgctcctgcagccgcTGCATGCTCAGGATCTGGCACAGGAGTCTCTGCACGTCCTCGTCCATGTGGCCCTGGGGTGGAGGGGACATTGGTGGGCACGTTGGAGTGGGGACATCAGGGAGGCTCTTTGcgtgtccctgggctggcaccCGGCTCAGCccccaccccagtgtcccagatgtccccagccctgtccccagctcacCTGCACAGCATAGAGCAGGTGGCTCCGGTAGAGTGTCACCACCTTGCTGTGCCTCGTCTCtgtctcctgcagcacagggagggggtttggccacagggctgggggctcgGGGGAGCCCCGAACCCCGCAGGTGACCCAcctccagcttctcctccagctcctggatCCGTGCCTGGAGCGCGGCCGTGTTGGGTGGGGATTGTGGGGGCCCCCCCGGCTCGGGGAGGGCGTTCAGGGCTTCCTTCAGCCTGAAAACCTCCTTGGAGAGCTCCGTGAtctgcaggggcacaggggttacggggtgcccagagcagctgtggctgccccatccctggaatgtccGAGGccgggctggatggggctggagcagcctgggacagtgcagGTGTCCTTTCCCATAGCAGgggggaatgggatgagctttaaggtcccttccaacccaaattcaGTGATTCCACGTGTGCAAGGCCACCATTCCCCTCCGAGCAGCCCCCCATGATTTCCCATGCCCTaccttcctgtccctgtccctgaccaGCCGTGCCGCGTCCTCGGCGTGGCCGTGGAGCTCCCGCAGCCGCCGCGCCTCGTCCTgggcctgctccagctgcttctgCGCGGCGCCCAGCCTGTCCTCGGCTGCCTGCCGCTCGCTCTTCATGAACAGCGCCTGCCGCTGCACACGGAACACCTCCTCGCACGTCTTCTCGTGCCGccgctccagctcctgcagccgcTGCGCCAGCGCCGCCGCCTCGGCCCGCAGCCCGGCCTCGGCCGCCTCgtgctgcgccctgggcacGGCCGCCGCCAGCTCCGCCTGCAGCCGGGCGGCCTCGCGGGCCTTGGCGTTGGCCGCGGCCTCGAGCTGCGCCAGGCGCTCCCGCAGGGCCCGCGCCTGCTCCTGCAGCGCCGCCGTGCCGCGGGCGTGCTCCTCCCGGGGCACCCAGCCCTCGGCCCGCGCCCGCTGCGGCCACGCCGGGGCCTCCTCCTCGTGCTTccgcagccgctcccgcagcgcgCCCAGCTCGGCCTCCCTGCGTGCCAGCGTGGCCcggagctctgccagctgcgCCTCGGCCTCCGCCTGCTGCCGCTCCGCAGCTCTGGGTGCGTCCCGCGgccttgcctgcagctcccGCCGCAGCGCCTCCGCCTCGGCCTCGGCGCGCCCGCAGCGCTCCAGCAGCGCTTCCTTCTCCCGCGACGCCTCCTCCGCAGAGGCTCCCGGCGAGGCCGCGGCCTCCGCAGCCTCCAGCCgggcctgcagctccttcagccgCCGCTCCCGCTCCTCCAGCTCGGTCTGTGCCCGCTTCAGGGCCGCCCGCGCCTCCGCCAGCTCCGCGCCCGGCTGGCcagagggtgaggaggaggaggatgtctGCACCCCCAGCTCGCCCAGCGCTGCCTTGCACTCGCCCCAGGCCCAGGCCGGCTCCTCGGTGGGCCGGGGCCCCGCGGTTCCCCTCAGGCTGGGCTCCGAGGCCGCGCGCTGCCCGTCCCCTCCGGCCCGCGCCGTGCCCTCCCTGGCCTGCGCCCGCAGCCGCTCCAGCTCCCGCTGCAGGGCCTGGTACTGACTGGCGGGCACCGTGTCCCCCGGGGCAGGGGGGCTGCTCTCGTCCCGCTCGTAGTTCTCCAGCACCTGCCGAGAGACCGTGAGGCCACCGTGGGCCAGGGGACAAGGAACAGAGGGACAGACGGACGGACAGAGGGGAACGTGCCTGGATtttctctctcagctccttgTTCTGCACAGTCAGGGACTGCACCTGCCCCCGGagcgtggccagcagctcctcagccgAGGGGCTCAGCGTCTTCTTGGAGAGCAgcatctctgctcctgcagggcacagggacctggggctgtgcccacctgtgcccccctacccagtgccacctccccaGGGTGTCACTGGGAGGCTGGCAAGACCTACCTGGGAACTCAAGCGGGTCTCCCTCCTCGTCCTGCAGCGTCTCAATGTCATAGCTCGTGTTCTCCTTCTCATTCTGGGGGTGCAGGGTGGAGGTGatgcccctgtcccagccctgggcactgccagctgtgtcctgcccACACCCACCTCCATCGAGGACAGGCGGCTCCGCAGAGCCTCCACCTCCTTGCCCAGCTTCTCCTTCTCCCCGTCCCGTGCCACCAGccgctcctgcagctcctggatctgcagggcagggcatggaaacaGGGTCCCTTTGGCTCCTGGCAGAGTCCTGGTGGCATTCCCGGCACCAGGACCCCTTGGAGAGCTGAGGTCACCTCCAGATCTTCCCTGGCCTCACCTGTTTCTCCATGGAGCGCAGGGAGGCCTCATCCAGCTCTGCCCGCTGGCAGGACccagggagagaacagggagGGATGAGTGCTGTCCCCgtctcccctgtcccctctgcatgTCCCAGGACCCTGCAGCCGGTACCTCCCGtctctgcttctcctgctgctccaagccccggaTCTTCTGCAGGAACTGGGCCCTCTCCTGCCGCAGCCGCACGATCTCCTCGTAGGCGTCCCGGTCCTCCTGCAGGGATCACAGAAagcattgagtccaactcctggcacagaaaacccccaaaatcccactgtGTGCCCCAAGGGGCTTTTTGACACCAAATACTCCAATGAGGAGACCCTTCATTGAGGTGTTTTGGGCTGCTCTGCACCTGCCAGACCAGGTGAGCACCTGGGGACCCATTTCTCACCtggctgggggtgcccaggggaggcagaggggccttcctcttcctcggGGTGCTGCTCTTCTCCCTGACAGATGACTGGCTGGGCGAAGACGTCTGcggacaccccagagcagaggggacgTCACACCCACAGtgccctccctccttcctgagCCAGGGGACCCTCCAGGGACGGCCACCAGCCCCTCACCTGCGACGCCTGCTCAGTTGACTCCTCTTCTGTGGGGCACAGTGGGAGGGAAGAGAAATTGGGGAGATTTAGGggctcagagctcagagctgaggcacctcagctgggacagccccAAACACCCAGGAAAAGGGGACACATCCAGTGACaacccccagggatggtgacagggAGCCCCGGCAGCCTCACCGCTGGCCCAGGAGCGGCGCTGGGCCgcctcctgcagcaggtgctGGATGAGGGCGTTGCCCGTGGCCAGCCCGTAGTGAGCAGCATCGTGGCCGGTGGCGTCCACCACGCCCACGCGGGCACCGGCGCTGACCAGCACCTCCACGGTGTCCACGCTGCCGCTCTCGCAGGCCAGCATCAGCGCTGTCCTGGGCACGGGAGAGCGTGGGTGAGGGGATAATCCATCCCTGGGACCAGCCCGGCCCCCAGCGCCACAGCCCCACCTGCCCTGCAGGTCCCGGCAGTTGACGGCGGCCCCGCGGTGCAGCAGGTACCGGCACAGCTCCGAGTGGCTCATCTTGGCAGCCAGGATCAGCGGCGTGCAGCCCTCCTGGGCAGGATGGGGAGCAGAGGGGGTTCAGATCCCCCCACGGGGCAGCCTGCTCCCGATATCACCCCAGTTTCCATGTCCCACCCCAGTTTCCATGTCCCACCCCAATTTCTATGTCCCACCCCAATTTCCACGCCCCACCCCAATTTCCACATCCCACCCCAATTTCCAGCTCCCACCCAAGTTGTGCTGCGTTtcaggacagccccagcctggcacagcaggaccaggagcagagggaccCCACCTTGTCCTTGCTGTTCAAGGGAGCCTTGAAGTCACAGAGGATCTCGGAGCAGGAGATGCAGCCGCTGGCAGCTGTGGGCAAGGACAGAGGCTGAgcactgtccccatggggacaggagcaggacagggctggcactgccccctgaggggacaggagaaggacagggctggcactgtccccgaggggacaggagaaagacagggctggcactgcccccagggggacaggagcaggacagggctggcactgcccccgAGGGGACAGGagaaggacagggctggcactgtCCCCACTCACCCGCCAGGTGCAGCGCGGTCCGGCCACTGCCATCGGCCACGTCCACAGGGCAGGAGGCCTGGGGAGAGAGCCTGGGTCACGGGAggagggggacagagggacagactgCTCGGGTGGCTCTGTGGCACGGTGAAGGACAGGGGACTGACAGACTCTGTGGTGTGGCGAAGGagtgggacagacagacaaacCCCCGCTGGCTCCACGCTGTGGTGAAGGACAAGGGACAGAGCCCTGTGGCTCCctggtgccaggcagcagcacacagagctgggaacTGCCATGCCAAGGCACTGCCGAGGGAAGGGGGTTCAAGGGCAGGGAGGAcactctgctggcacagcacctccctccctccctctgtccctcctccctctcccgGTACCTGCAGCAGTTTGCTGACACACTGAGGGTGCCCGTGCTTGGAGGCCAAGTGCAGGGCAGTGTAACCTGGGAAGGGACAAACAGGTCACAGCAcggccagcagggctgtgccagaggggacagcttggggacagAGAGACAGGAACAAAGCAGGATCTGCTGGAACAGGGGGACAACCCCAGGAGCTCATCAGGCACTGCTTGAGCTCCTTTAGGAAACTGGGACAATTTACAGCCCCCCAGGCGTGGCCACCACCTCTGTCCCCTCAGCCTCAACACCTGGGGATGACCAGTGGCTCTGTGTGGCAGGGACACGTGGTGGCCATGCCCTCACCCGAGCTGTCCTTGGTCATGGCATCCACGCCGTGGGCCAGCATTGCTTCCAGGCAGTCCACGTTGCCCCGTGTGGCGGCCAGGTGGAACCTGCAGcgagagcaggggctgtgggactctgtcccctgtccccagccgtgtccccagggcagggcctggcactCACGCGGATTTGCCCTCCGAGTCCAGCTTGGTGGGCACCAGGCCCTTGCGGAGCAGGAGCGACGTGACCCGCCCGGCATCGTTGTAGTCCACGGCCTGCAGCAGCTTCTCGTCGTTCTTGGTCCAGTCCTGGCTCTGCAAgggag
Encoded proteins:
- the ANKRD24 gene encoding ankyrin repeat domain-containing protein 24 isoform X4 — its product is MKSLKARFKKADSQDWTKNDEKLLQAVDYNDAGRVTSLLLRKGLVPTKLDSEGKSAFHLAATRGNVDCLEAMLAHGVDAMTKDSSGYTALHLASKHGHPQCVSKLLQASCPVDVADGSGRTALHLAAASGCISCSEILCDFKAPLNSKDKEGCTPLILAAKMSHSELCRYLLHRGAAVNCRDLQGRTALMLACESGSVDTVEVLVSAGARVGVVDATGHDAAHYGLATGNALIQHLLQEAAQRRSWASEEESTEQASQTSSPSQSSVREKSSTPRKRKAPLPPLGTPSQEDRDAYEEIVRLRQERAQFLQKIRGLEQQEKQRRERAELDEASLRSMEKQIQELQERLVARDGEKEKLGKEVEALRSRLSSMENEKENTSYDIETLQDEEGDPLEFPGAEMLLSKKTLSPSAEELLATLRGQVQSLTVQNKELREKIQVLENYERDESSPPAPGDTVPASQYQALQRELERLRAQAREGTARAGGDGQRAASEPSLRGTAGPRPTEEPAWAWGECKAALGELGVQTSSSSSPSGQPGAELAEARAALKRAQTELEERERRLKELQARLEAAEAAASPGASAEEASREKEALLERCGRAEAEAEALRRELQARPRDAPRAAERQQAEAEAQLAELRATLARREAELGALRERLRKHEEEAPAWPQRARAEGWVPREEHARGTAALQEQARALRERLAQLEAAANAKAREAARLQAELAAAVPRAQHEAAEAGLRAEAAALAQRLQELERRHEKTCEEVFRVQRQALFMKSERQAAEDRLGAAQKQLEQAQDEARRLRELHGHAEDAARLVRDRDRKITELSKEVFRLKEALNALPEPGGPPQSPPNTAALQARIQELEEKLEETETRHSKVVTLYRSHLLYAVQGHMDEDVQRLLCQILSMQRLQEQGR
- the ANKRD24 gene encoding ankyrin repeat domain-containing protein 24 isoform X2, with the translated sequence MKSLKARFKKADSQDWTKNDEKLLQAVDYNDAGRVTSLLLRKGLVPTKLDSEGKSAFHLAATRGNVDCLEAMLAHGVDAMTKDSSGYTALHLASKHGHPQCVSKLLQASCPVDVADGSGRTALHLAAASGCISCSEILCDFKAPLNSKDKEGCTPLILAAKMSHSELCRYLLHRGAAVNCRDLQGRTALMLACESGSVDTVEVLVSAGARVGVVDATGHDAAHYGLATGNALIQHLLQEAAQRRSWASEEESTEQASQTSSPSQSSVREKSSTPRKRKAPLPPLGTPSQEDRDAYEEIVRLRQERAQFLQKIRGLEQQEKQRRERAELDEASLRSMEKQIQELQERLVARDGEKEKLGKEVEALRSRLSSMENEKENTSYDIETLQDEEGDPLEFPGAEMLLSKKTLSPSAEELLATLRGQVQSLTVQNKELREKIQVLENYERDESSPPAPGDTVPASQYQALQRELERLRAQAREGTARAGGDGQRAASEPSLRGTAGPRPTEEPAWAWGECKAALGELGVQTSSSSSPSGQPGAELAEARAALKRAQTELEERERRLKELQARLEAAEAAASPGASAEEASREKEALLERCGRAEAEAEALRRELQARPRDAPRAAERQQAEAEAQLAELRATLARREAELGALRERLRKHEEEAPAWPQRARAEGWVPREEHARGTAALQEQARALRERLAQLEAAANAKAREAARLQAELAAAVPRAQHEAAEAGLRAEAAALAQRLQELERRHEKTCEEVFRVQRQALFMKSERQAAEDRLGAAQKQLEQAQDEARRLRELHGHAEDAARLVRDRDRKITELSKEVFRLKEALNALPEPGGPPQSPPNTAALQARIQELEEKLEVGHLRGSGLPRAPSPVAKPPPCAAGDRDEAQQGGDTLPEPPALCCAGELGTGLGTSGTLGWGLSRVPAQGHAKSLPDVPTPTCPPMSPPPQGHMDEDVQRLLCQILSMQRLQEQGR